The following proteins are co-located in the Gordonia polyisoprenivorans genome:
- a CDS encoding YraN family protein has protein sequence MTAEPVRARGGRLGRAEVARLGEDRAAEFVTELGWSILERNWRNRYGELDLIAFDGRRLVVVEVKTRASRVFADPVAAVTADKLARMRKLTRMWLAQQKMWWPGIRFDVISVQLDRSNPSAMERAEVRHHVGITE, from the coding sequence ATGACAGCGGAACCTGTGAGAGCCCGGGGTGGTCGTCTGGGGCGGGCGGAGGTGGCCCGGCTCGGTGAGGATCGGGCGGCCGAGTTCGTGACCGAGTTGGGTTGGTCGATCCTGGAACGCAATTGGCGTAATCGTTACGGCGAGTTGGATCTGATCGCCTTCGACGGACGTCGGTTGGTGGTGGTGGAGGTCAAGACGCGGGCGTCGCGGGTCTTCGCCGACCCGGTGGCGGCGGTGACGGCCGACAAGTTGGCGCGGATGCGTAAGTTGACGCGGATGTGGTTGGCGCAGCAGAAGATGTGGTGGCCGGGCATTCGGTTCGACGTCATCTCGGTGCAATTGGATCGGTCGAATCCGTCGGCGATGGAGCGGGCGGAGGTGCGCCATCATGTCGGTATCACCGAGTGA
- a CDS encoding YifB family Mg chelatase-like AAA ATPase has product MSLGRTHSVGLNAFEAKQVEVQANVGQGLPSFAIGGNVDALLREGRDRIRAAITNSGFTFPDLKVTVNLSPATMPKRGSAHDLAIAVAILAARDQVSPVKLSSTVMLGELALDGGIRPVAGVLPAVIEARNAGFARAVVPLATVAEASLVSGIEVGGARTLGEVVRWLAGSFVLDTVDENAVPPPVAAVADMVDVVGQAQARHALEIAAAGSHHVLMTGPPGIGKTMLARRLPGILPPLDDEESLEVTAIHSIAGVLSPGSPLVSAPPFIDPHHTTTTTALLGGGTGMARPGAVSLAHRGVLFLDECAEMGPKVLDSLRQPVEEGVVKVPRRDGVAVYPARFQLILAANPCPCAPTRDVQCICSAVVRRRYLGKLSGPLMDRVDIRVRMDPPGNVALATETGESSADIRARVTAARGAAAERWREFGWRTNAEVPGPALRRRFRLPPKVVRPVDLSLREGRLTARGADRALRLAWTLTDLAGGTVPTETEVAQALLYRDRGSYR; this is encoded by the coding sequence ATGTCGTTGGGGCGCACGCATTCGGTGGGTTTGAATGCGTTCGAGGCCAAGCAGGTCGAGGTGCAGGCCAATGTGGGGCAAGGGCTTCCGTCGTTTGCGATCGGCGGTAACGTCGATGCGTTGTTGCGGGAGGGCCGGGATCGGATTCGGGCGGCGATCACCAACTCGGGGTTCACGTTTCCGGATCTGAAGGTGACGGTCAATCTGTCGCCGGCGACGATGCCCAAGCGTGGCTCGGCGCATGATCTGGCGATCGCGGTGGCGATTCTGGCTGCGCGTGACCAGGTTTCGCCGGTGAAGTTGTCCTCGACGGTGATGTTGGGGGAGTTGGCGCTCGACGGCGGGATTCGGCCGGTGGCCGGGGTGTTGCCCGCGGTGATCGAGGCGCGGAATGCGGGGTTTGCGCGGGCGGTGGTGCCGTTGGCGACGGTGGCTGAGGCGTCGTTGGTGTCGGGGATCGAGGTCGGTGGGGCGCGCACGTTGGGGGAGGTGGTGCGGTGGCTGGCGGGGTCGTTCGTGCTCGACACGGTCGATGAGAATGCGGTGCCGCCGCCGGTGGCCGCGGTTGCCGACATGGTCGATGTGGTGGGCCAGGCGCAGGCGCGGCATGCGCTCGAGATCGCCGCTGCCGGAAGCCATCACGTGTTGATGACGGGGCCGCCCGGGATCGGGAAGACGATGCTGGCGCGGCGGTTGCCGGGGATCCTGCCGCCACTGGACGACGAGGAGTCGCTGGAGGTGACCGCGATCCATTCGATCGCGGGGGTGCTTTCGCCGGGGTCGCCGTTGGTCAGTGCGCCGCCGTTCATCGATCCGCATCACACGACGACGACCACCGCGCTGCTCGGTGGCGGGACCGGGATGGCGCGACCGGGGGCGGTGTCGTTGGCCCACCGCGGGGTGCTGTTCCTCGACGAGTGCGCCGAGATGGGTCCGAAAGTTCTCGATTCCCTGCGCCAACCGGTCGAGGAGGGGGTGGTCAAGGTGCCGCGGCGCGACGGGGTGGCCGTCTATCCCGCGCGGTTCCAGCTGATCCTGGCTGCCAACCCGTGTCCGTGCGCACCGACGCGGGATGTGCAATGCATCTGTAGTGCGGTGGTCCGACGGCGCTATCTGGGCAAACTGTCGGGACCGCTGATGGATCGCGTCGACATCCGGGTGCGGATGGATCCGCCCGGCAACGTCGCGCTGGCCACCGAGACCGGTGAGTCGAGCGCCGACATCCGCGCGCGGGTCACCGCTGCACGCGGCGCCGCTGCCGAGCGGTGGCGCGAATTCGGTTGGCGCACCAATGCCGAGGTACCCGGGCCGGCGTTGCGCAGGCGTTTCCGGCTGCCGCCCAAGGTCGTTCGGCCGGTGGACCTGAGCTTGCGCGAGGGGCGACTCACCGCGCGCGGCGCAGATCGCGCGCTGCGGCTGGCCTGGACGCTGACCGACCTGGCAGGGGGCACGGTGCCCACCGAAACCGAAGTGGCCCAAGCACTTCTCTACCGCGATCGGGGGAGCTATCGATGA
- the dprA gene encoding DNA-processing protein DprA — MTTTESERRAWAYLARVAEPPCVPLTALVAEIGVLEAAAAVARGQVPRGHEAVLKATQARAGDDRSESDLAVAEKCGARLVTPDDDEWPGFSLLALANADTGERGGMPLALWARGPARLDDLAAASIALVGSRAASSYGEHVTGLLAEELVEHGWAIVSGAAFGIDGVAHRAALASGGATMAVLACGIDRDYPAAHSRLLAEIADRGVIVSEYPPHTTAARHRFLTRNRLVAALSNAVVVVEAGARSGAVSTAAWAVKLGRPLGAVPGPVTSATSVGCHELIADGRAALVADGAAVRTMAAPDGGGVADRGSPRSTDGLTPVQQRVHDALPGRGAVTVEEVVFSAGVEIGEVRAALAVLELGGLVAMEGSGWRLA; from the coding sequence ATGACGACGACCGAATCCGAACGACGCGCGTGGGCCTATCTGGCCCGCGTCGCCGAACCGCCGTGTGTGCCGCTGACGGCACTGGTCGCCGAGATCGGTGTCCTCGAGGCCGCGGCGGCCGTCGCGCGCGGGCAGGTGCCGCGCGGGCACGAGGCCGTGCTCAAGGCGACGCAGGCGCGTGCCGGCGACGACCGCTCGGAGTCGGACCTGGCGGTCGCCGAGAAATGCGGTGCGCGGCTGGTGACCCCGGACGACGACGAATGGCCGGGGTTCTCGCTGCTGGCGCTGGCGAACGCCGACACCGGTGAACGCGGAGGGATGCCGCTGGCGCTGTGGGCGCGCGGCCCGGCCCGGCTGGACGATCTCGCGGCGGCCTCGATCGCCCTCGTGGGATCGCGTGCCGCCTCGTCCTACGGCGAGCACGTCACCGGCCTGCTCGCCGAGGAACTCGTCGAGCACGGATGGGCCATCGTCTCCGGTGCCGCGTTCGGGATCGACGGGGTGGCCCATCGCGCGGCGCTCGCCAGTGGCGGCGCGACGATGGCGGTGCTCGCATGCGGCATCGACCGCGACTATCCCGCAGCGCACTCCCGGCTGCTCGCCGAGATCGCCGACCGCGGCGTCATCGTCTCCGAGTACCCGCCGCACACCACCGCGGCCCGTCACCGATTCCTCACCCGCAATCGGCTCGTCGCCGCCTTGTCCAACGCCGTGGTGGTGGTCGAGGCGGGTGCTCGCTCCGGTGCGGTGAGCACGGCCGCGTGGGCGGTGAAACTCGGGCGGCCGCTCGGTGCGGTGCCGGGGCCGGTGACCTCGGCGACCTCGGTCGGCTGTCACGAGCTGATCGCCGACGGACGCGCCGCACTCGTGGCCGATGGTGCCGCCGTGCGGACGATGGCGGCCCCCGACGGCGGGGGAGTCGCCGACCGGGGATCACCACGCAGCACCGATGGACTCACGCCGGTACAACAGCGCGTCCACGATGCGCTGCCGGGTCGCGGCGCAGTCACGGTCGAGGAGGTGGTGTTCTCGGCAGGCGTGGAGATCGGCGAGGTCCGGGCGGCGCTTGCCGTGCTGGAACTCGGTGGTCTGGTGGCCATGGAGGGCAGCGGGTGGCGCCTGGCCTGA
- a CDS encoding siderophore-interacting protein: protein MAKRVNTMTVLRREQITPHMVRLFLGGDGFDDFVPAVGKDGRAETDMYVKLIFMPEGVEFPDDFDPRASRSLPPEQQPTLRTYTVRKVDAERRELLIDFVVHGDEGLAGPWAASVDPGTTVHFLGPGSGYHPDPAAPWHLLACDEAGLPAVAAALEALPSDAVAKVFIEVAGPDDELELSAPAGAEITWLHRGGGAGEVGEDKAGDNAPLVAAVRETAWLEGEPQVFIHGEAQAVMHNLRAYVRKERGVSAANASISGYWRRGRTEEGFRQWKAELRETEEGAEKPGLGQRVRNLVR from the coding sequence ATGGCCAAGCGAGTGAACACGATGACGGTCCTGCGGCGTGAACAGATCACCCCGCACATGGTGCGACTGTTTCTCGGGGGAGACGGATTCGACGACTTCGTGCCCGCCGTCGGCAAGGACGGACGCGCCGAGACGGACATGTACGTCAAGCTGATCTTCATGCCCGAGGGGGTGGAGTTCCCCGACGACTTCGACCCTCGGGCATCGAGATCGCTTCCGCCCGAACAACAACCCACGCTGCGGACCTATACCGTGCGTAAGGTCGACGCCGAGCGTCGAGAACTGCTCATCGACTTCGTCGTGCACGGCGACGAGGGCCTCGCCGGGCCCTGGGCGGCGAGTGTCGACCCTGGTACCACCGTCCACTTCCTCGGCCCGGGAAGCGGATATCACCCCGATCCGGCCGCACCGTGGCACCTGCTCGCCTGTGACGAGGCGGGGCTGCCCGCCGTCGCCGCGGCACTCGAGGCACTGCCGTCCGATGCCGTGGCCAAGGTCTTCATCGAGGTCGCCGGTCCCGACGATGAACTCGAGTTGAGCGCACCCGCCGGTGCCGAGATCACCTGGCTGCATCGCGGTGGCGGGGCAGGTGAGGTCGGCGAGGACAAGGCCGGTGACAACGCGCCGCTCGTCGCCGCGGTCCGGGAGACAGCCTGGCTCGAGGGAGAGCCGCAGGTGTTCATCCACGGAGAGGCGCAGGCCGTCATGCACAACCTGCGCGCCTATGTCCGCAAGGAGCGCGGGGTGAGCGCGGCCAACGCATCGATCTCCGGGTACTGGCGACGCGGCCGTACCGAGGAGGGATTCCGGCAGTGGAAGGCCGAACTCCGCGAGACCGAGGAAGGCGCCGAGAAGCCGGGGCTCGGACAACGGGTGCGCAACCTCGTCCGTTGA
- a CDS encoding tyrosine recombinase XerC codes for MSEADGIDGSGAVDGAGADGGRGPTVLADFAEYLRFEKGHSEHTIRAYTGDVRGLISFAGARGASISAIDLGLLRAWLAEHTRRGAARTTVARQVSSAKAFCAWAVREGLFASDPSSRLQAPRAHRTLPAVLTAEQAAAAVSAASSAPTGDSAAEGDDVGPIALRDRVILELLYGSGIRVGELCGLDLDDVDTGRRVLRVIGKGDKQRTVPFGLPADHAVQAWLSRGRPRLATDGSGAALLLGARGGRLNQRTARTVVATAVAAIDGPRMGPHGLRHSAATHLLEGGADLRVVQELLGHSSLATTQLYTHVSVERLRAAHRQAHPRA; via the coding sequence ATGAGCGAGGCAGACGGCATCGATGGGTCGGGAGCCGTCGACGGTGCGGGCGCCGACGGCGGACGCGGACCCACGGTGCTGGCCGACTTCGCCGAGTATCTGCGATTCGAGAAGGGGCACAGCGAACACACGATCCGCGCCTACACCGGTGACGTTCGCGGACTGATCAGTTTCGCCGGAGCGCGTGGCGCGTCGATCTCGGCGATCGATCTCGGCCTACTGCGCGCGTGGCTGGCCGAACACACGCGTCGCGGCGCCGCGCGCACCACCGTTGCCCGTCAGGTGTCCTCGGCGAAGGCCTTCTGCGCGTGGGCCGTTCGCGAAGGTCTGTTCGCGAGTGATCCGTCGAGCCGCCTGCAGGCGCCTCGGGCGCACCGCACCCTGCCCGCGGTGCTGACCGCCGAGCAAGCCGCGGCCGCGGTGTCCGCGGCCTCGTCGGCGCCCACCGGTGACTCGGCCGCCGAGGGCGACGACGTCGGACCGATCGCCCTGCGCGACCGGGTCATCCTGGAGTTGCTCTACGGCAGCGGGATTCGCGTCGGCGAGTTGTGCGGACTCGACCTCGACGACGTCGACACCGGTCGCCGCGTCCTGCGGGTGATCGGCAAGGGCGACAAGCAGCGGACCGTTCCGTTCGGGTTACCCGCCGACCATGCCGTACAGGCCTGGCTGTCCCGCGGTCGCCCCCGCCTGGCCACCGACGGCTCGGGTGCGGCGCTGCTGCTCGGTGCGCGGGGCGGACGCCTGAACCAGCGCACGGCGAGGACCGTGGTGGCCACGGCCGTGGCCGCGATCGACGGACCGCGGATGGGCCCGCACGGCTTGCGCCACAGCGCCGCAACGCATCTGCTCGAGGGTGGCGCCGACCTGCGGGTGGTGCAGGAGCTGCTGGGCCACTCCTCGCTCGCCACCACCCAGCTCTACACCCACGTCAGCGTCGAACGCCTGCGTGCCGCTCATCGGCAGGCCCACCCCCGCGCGTGA
- a CDS encoding peptidoglycan DD-metalloendopeptidase family protein, with amino-acid sequence MTILLRLRRPLVIGMVELAVVVSLLVAVPALVGAQPMSAATVATPPGSRYSAPLPPRPTVVRGFDEPTQRWQPGHRGIDLATTSGAAALAAGDGIVRFAGVVAGKPTVSIEHDDGIITTYEPVRAGVRRGVRVRRGQVIGTIEAGHPECEAAACLHWGARRGSGRAADYLNPLALLGAIQVRLKPLEGLLSP; translated from the coding sequence ATGACCATTCTCCTGCGCCTTCGGCGCCCCCTCGTCATCGGCATGGTCGAACTCGCCGTTGTCGTGTCGTTGCTGGTGGCGGTGCCCGCGCTCGTCGGCGCACAGCCGATGTCCGCGGCGACTGTCGCCACGCCACCGGGTTCGCGGTACTCGGCGCCGCTGCCGCCCCGGCCGACGGTGGTCCGCGGGTTCGACGAACCGACCCAACGCTGGCAGCCCGGGCACCGTGGAATCGATCTCGCCACCACCTCCGGCGCCGCGGCTCTGGCCGCGGGTGACGGGATCGTCCGCTTCGCCGGGGTCGTGGCGGGCAAACCGACGGTGTCGATCGAGCACGACGACGGGATCATCACCACCTACGAGCCGGTCCGCGCCGGCGTGCGTCGGGGTGTCCGGGTGCGTCGCGGACAGGTGATCGGGACGATCGAGGCGGGCCACCCAGAGTGTGAGGCTGCGGCGTGCTTGCATTGGGGAGCACGACGCGGGAGCGGCCGCGCCGCGGATTATCTCAACCCGCTGGCACTCCTCGGCGCGATACAGGTGCGACTCAAACCGCTCGAGGGGCTGCTGTCACCGTGA
- the rpsB gene encoding 30S ribosomal protein S2, which translates to MAVVTMKQLLDSGAHFGHQTRRWNPKMKRFIFTDRNGIYIIDLQQTLTYIDKAYEFVKETVAHGGTILFVGTKKQAQESIAGEATRVGMPYVNQRWLGGMLTNFQTVHKRLQRLKELETMEQTGGFEGRTKKEILMLTREKNKLERTLGGIRDMAKVPSAIWVVDTNKEHIAVGEARKLNIPVIAILDTNCDPDVVDYPIPGNDDAIRSAALLTRVIASAVAEGVQARAGAASDDSKPEAGSGEPLAEWEQELLTQATAPAEGDATPAS; encoded by the coding sequence ATGGCTGTCGTGACCATGAAGCAGCTGCTGGACAGCGGCGCACACTTCGGGCATCAGACCCGCCGTTGGAACCCGAAGATGAAGCGATTCATCTTCACCGACCGCAACGGCATCTACATCATCGACCTGCAGCAGACGCTGACCTACATCGACAAGGCCTACGAATTCGTCAAGGAGACCGTCGCCCACGGCGGCACCATCCTGTTCGTCGGGACCAAGAAGCAGGCGCAGGAGTCGATCGCCGGTGAGGCGACCCGCGTCGGCATGCCGTATGTCAACCAGCGCTGGCTCGGTGGCATGCTCACCAACTTCCAGACCGTCCACAAGCGTCTGCAGCGTCTCAAGGAACTCGAGACCATGGAGCAGACCGGTGGCTTCGAGGGTCGCACCAAGAAAGAAATCCTGATGCTGACCCGCGAGAAGAACAAGCTCGAGCGGACCCTCGGTGGTATCCGCGATATGGCCAAGGTGCCTTCCGCCATTTGGGTGGTGGACACCAACAAGGAGCACATTGCTGTCGGTGAGGCACGCAAGCTCAACATCCCGGTCATCGCGATCCTCGACACCAACTGCGACCCCGACGTCGTCGACTACCCGATCCCGGGCAACGACGACGCCATCCGCAGCGCCGCGCTGCTCACCCGCGTCATCGCCTCGGCGGTTGCCGAGGGCGTGCAGGCCCGGGCCGGTGCGGCATCGGACGACTCCAAGCCGGAGGCCGGCAGCGGCGAACCCCTCGCCGAGTGGGAGCAGGAACTGCTCACCCAGGCCACCGCGCCCGCCGAGGGCGACGCCACCCCGGCGTCCTGA
- the tsf gene encoding translation elongation factor Ts yields the protein MANYTAADVKRLRELTGSGMLDCKKALENNDGDFDKAVEELRIKGAKDVGKRAERSTAEGLVAAKDGAMIELNSETDFVAKNAEFQELADQVLDAALAAKTSDVEELKAAKLGDGTVADAVQALSAKIGEKLELRRVVFYDGPVAIYLHKRASDLPPAVGVLVSYTGEGDAAAEAARNAAQQVAALKARYASEDEVPEDVKADERRIAEETAKAEGKPEQALPKIVEGRLKGFLKDAVLVNQPFVKDSKKTVKDVLDEAGATVKGFTRFEVGQA from the coding sequence ATGGCGAACTACACCGCAGCCGATGTGAAGCGTCTCCGCGAGCTCACCGGCTCTGGAATGCTGGACTGCAAGAAGGCGCTCGAGAACAACGACGGCGACTTCGACAAGGCCGTCGAGGAACTGCGCATCAAGGGCGCCAAGGACGTCGGCAAGCGTGCCGAGCGGTCCACCGCCGAGGGTCTCGTCGCCGCCAAGGACGGCGCGATGATCGAGCTCAACTCCGAGACCGACTTCGTCGCCAAGAACGCCGAGTTCCAGGAACTCGCCGACCAGGTGCTCGACGCCGCGCTGGCCGCCAAGACCAGCGACGTCGAGGAGCTCAAGGCAGCCAAGCTCGGTGACGGCACCGTCGCCGACGCCGTGCAGGCACTCTCGGCCAAGATCGGCGAGAAGCTCGAACTGCGTCGCGTCGTGTTCTACGACGGTCCCGTCGCGATCTACCTGCACAAGCGTGCGTCGGATCTGCCGCCGGCCGTCGGCGTGCTGGTGTCCTACACCGGTGAGGGCGACGCCGCAGCCGAGGCCGCGCGCAACGCCGCGCAGCAGGTTGCCGCGCTCAAGGCCCGTTACGCCAGCGAGGACGAGGTCCCCGAGGACGTCAAGGCCGACGAGCGTCGTATCGCCGAGGAGACCGCCAAGGCCGAGGGCAAGCCCGAACAGGCTCTGCCGAAGATCGTCGAGGGCCGGCTCAAGGGCTTCCTCAAGGACGCGGTCCTGGTGAACCAGCCGTTCGTCAAGGACTCGAAGAAGACCGTCAAGGACGTTCTCGACGAGGCCGGCGCGACCGTCAAGGGCTTCACCCGCTTCGAGGTCGGCCAGGCCTGA
- a CDS encoding DHA2 family efflux MFS transporter permease subunit, with amino-acid sequence MTGIEHTNHPASQNSSACDAPAPVPPRGSWLALAGALLGVFMQMLDTTIVNIALPDLTVELGASTAQQLFVLSVYTLAFACTLLTASTLGGRYGRRRLFMSALIAFTVASVLCGVARTPTELIVFRGLQGISAALMSAQTLALITALFAKPLHPRIFGIYGAVAGVAAMLGPVIGGVLISADIAGWGWRTIFFVNVPIGVVGCLLAAGRLPQMRDGVRGRPDVVGVVLSSAGLFGLLYPLAVGREQGWPPQLWAMLAGSAVLLIAFAFHERRLTRTGGRPLLRTDLFTARRFTVGLLLSLMFFSVFAGFFFTVSVSTQFGLGYSPLRTGMLALPFAIGAIVGSVSSGVLAERLGASTVLSCGAMVVAVGFGWLAVTLTPDSATLSVPAVIAPLLIGGAGTGLFVAPLQTTILADTAPETVGSASGCVPTVQQIGASIGLAVVTMFFFGQVAAQSATAVPAAGSNLAVSLETTSIDPAVRGLVVDRFTTCASAQLTSPHPDRPAPGCATQGERSGIVGRLTAQTAPQIHAARREVAARTFVGAFRSTLWVLAAAAVVVAGLCLGLRRPRPAR; translated from the coding sequence ATGACCGGTATCGAGCACACGAATCACCCAGCCTCACAGAACAGTTCCGCGTGTGACGCGCCCGCCCCGGTGCCGCCGCGCGGCTCGTGGTTGGCCCTCGCCGGCGCCCTGCTCGGGGTGTTCATGCAAATGCTCGACACCACCATCGTCAACATCGCACTACCCGACCTGACGGTCGAACTCGGCGCCTCGACGGCCCAGCAGTTGTTCGTCCTGAGCGTGTACACGCTCGCGTTCGCGTGCACGCTGTTGACCGCGTCCACGCTCGGCGGGCGATACGGGCGACGACGTTTGTTCATGTCCGCACTGATCGCCTTCACCGTCGCATCGGTGCTGTGCGGCGTCGCCCGCACCCCCACCGAACTCATCGTGTTCCGCGGCCTCCAGGGGATCAGTGCGGCGCTGATGTCGGCACAGACCCTGGCGCTGATCACCGCACTGTTCGCCAAGCCGCTGCATCCCCGGATCTTCGGCATCTACGGCGCGGTCGCGGGGGTGGCCGCGATGCTGGGCCCGGTCATCGGCGGCGTGCTGATCAGCGCCGACATCGCCGGCTGGGGTTGGCGCACGATCTTCTTCGTCAACGTACCGATCGGCGTCGTCGGATGTCTGCTCGCCGCCGGGCGGCTCCCCCAGATGCGCGACGGTGTGCGCGGCCGGCCCGATGTCGTCGGGGTCGTGCTGTCCAGCGCCGGATTGTTCGGTCTGCTCTATCCGCTCGCCGTCGGACGCGAGCAGGGGTGGCCACCGCAGCTGTGGGCGATGTTGGCCGGCTCGGCAGTCCTGTTGATCGCCTTCGCCTTTCACGAGCGGCGACTCACCCGAACGGGTGGCCGACCGCTGCTGCGTACCGACCTGTTCACGGCGCGCCGGTTCACCGTCGGCCTTCTGCTGTCGTTGATGTTCTTCAGCGTGTTCGCGGGGTTCTTCTTCACCGTGTCGGTGTCGACCCAATTCGGCTTGGGGTACTCGCCGCTGCGCACCGGAATGCTGGCACTGCCGTTCGCGATCGGCGCGATCGTGGGCTCGGTGTCCTCGGGTGTGCTCGCCGAACGTCTGGGCGCATCAACGGTGTTGAGCTGTGGTGCGATGGTGGTGGCCGTCGGCTTCGGCTGGCTCGCGGTGACGCTGACGCCGGACAGCGCAACCCTGTCCGTACCGGCGGTGATCGCACCGCTGCTGATCGGGGGCGCGGGTACCGGCTTGTTCGTCGCTCCCCTGCAGACCACGATCCTGGCCGACACTGCACCCGAGACGGTCGGCTCGGCATCGGGATGTGTTCCGACCGTCCAGCAGATCGGCGCGTCGATCGGCCTGGCGGTGGTCACGATGTTCTTCTTCGGCCAGGTCGCGGCCCAGTCTGCGACGGCCGTCCCGGCAGCGGGCTCGAACCTGGCAGTCTCACTCGAGACGACCTCCATCGACCCGGCCGTGCGCGGCCTCGTCGTCGACCGCTTCACGACGTGTGCTTCCGCCCAGCTGACCTCGCCGCATCCCGATCGCCCCGCTCCCGGGTGCGCGACGCAGGGCGAGAGGTCCGGAATCGTCGGCCGACTCACCGCCCAGACCGCCCCGCAGATCCACGCCGCACGTCGCGAGGTGGCCGCGCGGACCTTCGTCGGCGCGTTTCGTTCGACGCTGTGGGTGTTGGCCGCCGCTGCCGTGGTCGTGGCCGGGTTGTGTCTCGGACTGCGCCGGCCGCGGCCGGCGCGATGA
- a CDS encoding condensation domain-containing protein, with protein MVSFGLIDEWEPRIGRLTSWTMSPTAVAAATGAPIHPVPPSHQQEAYLRAAQRNQSAGFRFSRLCLQAFDFHSPLDADALTRAIDTFLRRHDTFRCWFSEEPDGSIARHVVDPAIISMTPTTHGDMDSATAIREQIQNETPGPFSWDCFTFGAIEWEGGFTMYGAIDHLDTDGISQALTCTELITLYMNEAFGLDTGLPEVGSYIEYCEHERSVSAALTRQSPQVCRWVELLEANGGVLPGFPLPLGGESEGHTRSALLTMSVFSEDEAQRFEDICRAHDSNMTAGLMAVAALASYEFTGCTDYLGMTPKSTRAPGPALNSVGWFTSLIPVPITVGADATFTSIVGPAAESYTAGKELTDVSLHRVLELVEHDDGIDVTPGWSVPMVSYVDVRKLPGVDVFDAINGCLYGNRGSSEEVFMWINRFRDQTSMTLLFPDTEEAHVALPRYTDALRTIMATIARSGDYRPTALALT; from the coding sequence GTGGTCAGTTTCGGCCTCATCGACGAATGGGAGCCCCGCATCGGTCGGCTGACCAGCTGGACGATGTCACCGACCGCGGTGGCCGCGGCCACCGGCGCGCCCATCCATCCGGTCCCGCCGTCCCATCAGCAGGAGGCCTACCTTCGTGCTGCGCAACGCAATCAGTCCGCGGGCTTCCGATTCTCCCGATTGTGCCTGCAGGCCTTCGATTTCCACTCACCGCTCGACGCCGACGCGCTGACCCGCGCCATCGACACCTTCCTACGACGCCACGACACCTTCCGCTGTTGGTTCTCCGAGGAGCCCGACGGCTCCATCGCCCGCCACGTCGTCGACCCGGCCATCATCTCGATGACCCCCACCACACACGGGGACATGGACTCGGCCACAGCGATTCGTGAACAGATCCAGAACGAGACACCGGGGCCGTTCTCGTGGGACTGCTTCACCTTCGGAGCGATCGAGTGGGAGGGCGGCTTCACCATGTACGGAGCGATCGATCACCTTGACACCGACGGTATTTCGCAGGCATTGACCTGTACCGAACTGATCACGCTGTACATGAACGAGGCCTTCGGACTCGACACCGGGCTGCCGGAGGTGGGCAGCTACATCGAGTATTGCGAGCACGAGCGCAGCGTCTCGGCCGCCCTGACACGGCAGTCTCCGCAGGTGTGCCGTTGGGTGGAGCTCCTCGAGGCCAATGGCGGTGTGCTGCCAGGATTCCCGTTGCCACTCGGTGGCGAGAGCGAGGGCCACACACGCAGCGCACTCCTGACGATGTCGGTTTTCTCCGAAGACGAGGCGCAACGTTTCGAGGACATCTGTCGCGCACACGACTCCAACATGACCGCGGGACTGATGGCGGTGGCCGCACTGGCAAGCTACGAGTTCACCGGGTGCACAGACTATCTCGGCATGACTCCGAAGAGCACCCGGGCGCCGGGACCGGCACTGAATTCGGTTGGCTGGTTCACCAGTCTGATCCCGGTGCCGATCACCGTCGGCGCCGACGCGACGTTCACCTCGATCGTCGGCCCGGCAGCCGAAAGCTACACGGCGGGTAAGGAACTCACCGATGTGTCATTGCATCGGGTACTCGAGTTGGTCGAGCACGATGACGGCATCGACGTGACACCGGGGTGGTCGGTACCGATGGTGTCCTACGTCGATGTGCGCAAACTCCCCGGCGTCGACGTCTTCGACGCCATCAACGGTTGCCTGTACGGCAATCGGGGCAGCAGCGAGGAGGTGTTCATGTGGATCAACCGATTCCGCGACCAGACGTCGATGACCTTGCTGTTCCCCGACACCGAAGAGGCGCATGTGGCGCTCCCCCGATACACCGACGCACTGCGCACGATCATGGCCACCATCGCCCGCTCCGGCGACTATCGTCCGACGGCGCTCGCGCTCACCTGA